A genome region from Conger conger chromosome 16, fConCon1.1, whole genome shotgun sequence includes the following:
- the LOC133114215 gene encoding mitogen-activated protein kinase kinase kinase 14-like, whose product MAVRSRRLNSTTPWGCMEVKGHKGQKEHVEGQFRLVGQTGSTERSGEEDPPPCEILPLLRKVLDVGTAGDMTAGPQGTEKLSPFVAQAVCDEQQEFSPSCSERGYIGSPNCLVPRVSTENNVAYGAACKESPSSPSRSHRRREQRRRQRERQGGGEAAPSRVPEQESNSFPTQDVAAESTSRCSSYSSPQSLGVQETEGPRFAERESPLPSYTQHQHHSQALPRAPQPWFSSVNILKISLCSQDSASQPRLSGQDNWSLARFGLRGNVCQEDQVFAAPFFKEVAREAGAEDEGQQGDSDTNEGLLFHPEEKLQANQYEYKEGRDYSLLQHIRNGSYGDVYSVRDNRTGFRCAAKRIPLKQFNSEEVGSWSAQNSRRVVELYGAVRQGPWVTLFMPLKSGSVGQLVRQRGRLPEDLALHYALQVSRAMEDVHRIGVLHLDIKADNILLSEDGKETFLSDFGHSERLNQNGWSTKANSGGPFPGTETHMAPEVVKGEPRGTKADVWSFCCMLLHMLNGCHPWARYYSSPLCLKIANEDPPLREIPSNCNPFTADVIKAGLQKDPIKRASATEMKEKSARALMEVGGLTSPVQGAYQEPAKAEPANAEPMETPHMCSGPLPSPLAPPIKGNLELGRQCGTSWRGCSKDRDQAVQEEGRDTEWFSSSSRPRPQLHPYSSRQPKGEEPDISLLAWELEKEFCLSSLSQPYSLELQEQLLSSLSSDYHLQREPQDKDSVHWSVGQRTLSSGVFSGSSQEHSFGVDWPGSAHFPSPRSFEGVDVCIQDFNGQCLRIRESPGVTVGYIATGISDQISERAFCLETQDGRPVCPQEKVLDSGLWLRCTSTPDCCPSWRWRVRQGVLEMRE is encoded by the exons ATGGCCGTGCGAAGCAGAAGGCTGAACTCCACCACTCCGTGGGGCTGCATGGAGGTGAAAGGGCACAAGGGACAGAAGGAGCATGTGGAGGGGCAGTTCCGCCTGGTGGGGCAGACGGGCAGTACAGAGAGGAGCGGGGAGGAGGACCCCCCACCCTGCGAGATCCTGCCCCTGCTGAGGAAGGTTCTGGATGTGGGGACGGCAGGGGACATGACAGCCGGCCCCCAGGGCACTGAAAAGCTCAGCCCCTTCGTCGCCCAGGCCGTGT GTGACGAACAGCAAGAGTTCAGCCCCTCCTGTTCAGAGCGCGGCTACATCGGCTCCCCCAACTGCCTCGTACCCAG GGTCTCCACAGAGAACAACGTAGCCTATGGGGCGGCTTGCAAGGAGAGCCCCTCTAGCCCCTCTAGGAGCcacaggaggagagagcagcggagaagacagagggagagacagggaggaggagaggcagctCCCTCTAGAGTTCCAGAGCAGGAGAGCAACAGCTTTCCCACGCAG GATGTGGCAGCAGAGTCCACCAGCAGATGCAGCAGCTACAGCAGCCCCCAGAGCCTGGGGGTGCAGGAAACCGAGGGGCCCAGATtcgcagagagagagtcaccCTTGCCCTCCTACACACAGCACCAGCACCACAGCCAGGCCCTGCCCCGCGCCCCCCAGCCGTGGTTCTCCTCCGTCAACATCCTCAAAATATCCCTGTGCAGCCAGGACAGCGCCTCGCAGCCCCGCCTCAGCGGCCAGGACAACTGGAGTCTTGCCCGGTTCGGCCTCCGGGGGAACGTGTGCCAGGAGGACCAGGTCTTCGCCGCACCGTTCTTTAAGGAGGTGGCGAGGGAGGCGGGGGCGGAGGACGAGGGGCAGCAGGGAGACTCCGACACCAATGAGGGGCTCCTCTTTCACCCAGAGGAG AAACTCCAGGCAAATCAATATGAGTACAAGGAGGGGCGGGACTACTCCCTTCTCCAGCACATTCGGAATGGATCGTACGGGGATGTGTACAGCGTTCGGGACAACAGGACAGGCTTCAGATGTGCTGCCAAAAGG ATACCCCTGAAGCAGTTCAACAGCGAGGAGGTGGGCTCGTGGAGCGCCCAGAACTCCCGCCGTGTTGTGGAGCTCTACGGAGCGGTACGCCAGGGCCCTTGGGTCACTCTGTTTATGCCCCTCAAGTCAG GTTCGGTGGGGCAGCTCGTAAGGCAGCGAGGGCGCCTGCCGGAGGACCTCGCCCTGCACTACGCGCTCCAGGTGTCACGGGCCATGGAGGACGTGCATAGGATAGGGGTCCTGCACTTGGACATAAAAG CGGACAATATATTACTGTCTGAAGATGGGAAGGAAACTTTTCTGTCTGACTTCGGGCACTCAGAGAGACTGAACCAAAATGGATGGAGCACAAAAGCCAATTCAG gcgGACCGTTCCCAGGCACAGAGACCCACATGGCCCCTGAGGTGGTAAAAGGGGAGCCCCGTGGCACCAAAGCAGATGTGTGGAGCTTCTGCTGCATGTTACTGCACATGCTCAATGGCTGCCACCCATGGGCCCGCTACTACTCAAGCCCACTGTGCCTCAAG ATTGCAAATGAGGATCCACCCCTTAGGGAAATCCCATCCAATTGTAACCCTTTCACTGCTGATGTCATCAAAGCGGGCCTTCAGAAAGATCCAATCAAAAGAGCTTCAGCCACAGAGATGAAGGAGAAGAGTGCTAGAGCACTGATGGAAG TGGGAGGGCTCACCAGTCCAGTGCAGGGCGCCTATCAGGAGCCAGCAAAGGCGGAGCCAGCAAACGCAGAGCCAATGGAAACCCCCCACATGTGCTCTGGGCCCCTCCCTTCTCCCCTGGCCCCTCCCATAAAAGGAAACTTGGAGCTGGGGCGGCAGTGTGGGACCTCCTGGAGGGGGTGCTCCAAGGACAGAGACCAGGCTGTGCAAGAGGAGGGCAGGGACACCGAATGGTTCTCATCCTCTTCCAGGCCACGCCCCCAGCTCCACCCATACAGCTCCAGACAGCCGAAAGGGGAAGAGCCAGACATCTCACTTTTAGCCTGGGAGCTGGAGAAAG agttCTGCCTGAGCAGTCTCAGCCAGCCCTACTCCCTGGAGCTCCAGGAGCAGCTGCTGTCCAGTCTGAGCAGCGACTACCACCTGCAGAGGGAGCCTCAGGACAAA GACTCGGTGCACTGGTCTGTGGGCCAGAGGACGCTCAGCTCGGGGGTCTTCTCCGGCAGCAGCCAGGAGCACAGTTTTGGGGTGGACTGGCCAGGCTCCGCCCACTTCCCCTCGCCGCGCTCCTTCGAAG GTGTGGACGTGTGTATACAAGACTTTAACGGGCAGTGCCTGCGAATTCGGGAAAGCCCTGGGGTCACGGTGGGGTACATCGCCACGGGGATCAGCGATCAG ATTTCCGAGCGGGCCTTTTGCCTGGAGACACAGGACGGCCGGCCGGTGTGTCCCCAGGAGAAGGTGCTGGATTCGGGGCTCTGGCTACGGTGCACCTCCACCCCCGACTGCTGCCCCTCCTGGAGGTGGAGGGTCAGGCAGGGAGTGCTGGAAATGAGGGAGTGA
- the LOC133114216 gene encoding interferon-induced 35 kDa protein-like has protein sequence MSFDEEFSLVAEDGNELQDFPMEGVQMEIHKCKVTHERLVTDQRDLSKARDEQLHLAEEYNKRCVRLRKVMEEEEQDRAMAEEGGKARLVASQEEERRLREQLLGLEAQLCLLDQETVLLQQRAQESNAVPEKRVVFLGAMSEGRDSSRFNMKSRILYPMEGGTALITFEEEDVARNIMKMKQHDIKIGDCCLSLEARPVHILMPSLVEMTSQVCCKSVLVSDVPKEAGGNHPLDRMEIHFSKRRNQGGEVDQAQMLQETGNVVLTFVEDTVAKRLTDRQYHEVDMGDGKKHQVKVTPYLNGEITNLQTRVSVSARTVLLTGIPAIMDPGDLQDQLEIHFQKNSNGGGEVEAIAYNALTQRALAVFEDYCPAEKE, from the exons gtgacccATGAAAGGTTAGTGACAGACCAGAGGGACCTCTCAAAAGCAAGGGACGAGCAACTGCACCTGGCCGAGGAGTACAATAAGCGCTGTGTCAGACTGAGGAAGGtcatggaggaggaagagcaggatcGAGCAATGGCGGAAGAGGGTGGCAAG GCGAGGTTGGTGGCctcacaggaggaggagagaaggctgAGGGAGCAGCTGCTGGGCTTGGAGGCGCAGCTGTGTCTCCTGGATCAGGAGACCGTCCTCCTGCAGCAGCGGGCCCAG GAGTCCAATGCGGTGCCTGAGAAGAGGGTGGTCTTCCTCGGAGCCATGAGTGAGGGGAGAGACTCTAGCAGGTTTAACATGAAGTCCCGAATCCTGTACCCCATGGAGGGGGGAACCGCACTGATCACCTTTGAAGAGGAAGATG TGGCCCGGAACATTATGAAAATGAAGCAGCATGACATCAAGATCGGTGACTGCTGCCTCAGTTTGGAGGCCAGACCCGTTCACATCCTGATGCCCAGTCTTGTGGAG ATGACCTCCCAGGTGTGTTGCAAGAGCGTTCTGGTGTCTGACGTGCCGAAGGAGGCGGGGGGGAACCACCCGTTGGACAGGATGGAGATCCACTTCTCCAAGCGCCGGAaccagggaggggaggtggacCAGGCCCAAATGCTGCAGGAGACGGGAAACGTGGTGCTCACCTTTGTGGAGGACACAG TTGCAAAACGTTTGACAGACAGGCAGTACCATGAGGTGGATATGGGTGATGGAAAGAAGCACCAGGTGAAGGTGACTCCGTACCTGAACGGCGAGATCACAAACCTGCAG aCACGAGTGTCCGTTTCCGCCCGTACGGTCCTGCTGACGGGGATCCCAGCCATCATGGACCCTGGCGACCTCCAGGACCAGCTGGAGATCCACTTCCAGAAAAATAGCAATGGCGGGGGCGAGGTTGAAGCCATCGCCTACAACGCACTGACACAGCGGGCGCTGGCCGTCTTCGAGGACTACTGTCCCGCAGAGAAGGAGTGA